One window from the genome of Homalodisca vitripennis isolate AUS2020 unplaced genomic scaffold, UT_GWSS_2.1 ScUCBcl_2116;HRSCAF=6538, whole genome shotgun sequence encodes:
- the LOC124371859 gene encoding zinc finger BED domain-containing protein 6-like, whose amino-acid sequence MEPPAAKRKKTSEIWNFFDPVGTNQAICKLCKRKFSFTGSISNLKKHMGRKHPTVSLPAATVELPATSNEDRTNVITEETPIVIEFSQSQPVELPDTARLLPSVMFPSTSTITSKTTTDVTVPLYTLPSKKKQTPITSFVPKKITPSDKNKIDLAILKLFAWDFQPFSMVEDRGFKNLMETCCPSYKIPGRKYFSNSMMPAIFEETRTTLKHTLEKEATSVCLTTDIWTSSKNDSYMGITGHYITEDFSMKTVLFQCSVFEETHTAKNLADEIFSAINEWDIKNKVSMIVSDNCSNITSAVTKVLKMKHYGCYAHKLNLLVQQSLHPVEDLIKKVKTIVSHFKRSNKASQKLIKYQELQGAKQPKRILQDIATRWNSTFYMLQRFVDLEEAIKYSLAILDTDLTPLSSDEWEICKQLCDVLRPCEEVTKEMSSEKYLNASKVIPITRGLKSALKKISVNVTKESVKDVLNSMLKSCDDRFPNLEKSKTLRLCTFLDPRYKHHMFLEESTTIEIKKDLCDLLVGVINQKRNEQNPEDLSDNEVEPDQETESTEKKISVWDDVEEIIAKVKPKSNPTSMAIQEIQKYMDDSPISRKKDPLEWWKCHKKHLSPSSHSIYSELWHCRNIRPLILEEPLSTDRMHGSDESQDEDDFEDNVSAVSSELFGGYDSDMDPEYLPSGNSSEYKVVMIAT is encoded by the exons atggaGCCTCCAGCAGCAAAACGTAAGAAGACGAGTGAGATTTGGAACTTTTTTGATCCAGTAGGTACAAATCAAGCAATTTGTAAGCTTTGTAAAAGGAAATTTTCTTTTACTGGttctatttctaatttaaaaaaacatatgggaAGGAAGCATCCAACAGTTTCATTGCCTGCCGCAACAGTAGAGTTACCAGCTACCAGTAATGAAGACAGAACTAACGTTATTACTGAAGAGACACCTATAGTTATCGAGTTTTCACAATCTCAGCCAGTAGAGCTTCCCGACACAGCTAGACTGTTGCCTTCAGTGATGTTTCCGAGTACGAGTACAATAACAAGTAAGACTACCACAGATGTAACAGTCCCTTTGTACACGTTACCatcaaagaaaaaacaaacaccaaTTACGTCATTTGTGCCTAAAAAAATCACACCAtcggataaaaataaaattgacttggccatattaaaattatttgcttgggattttcagccattttcaatgGTAGAGGACAGAGGCTTTAAAAATCTCATGGAAACTTGCTGTCCTTCCTATAAAATACCtggtagaaaatatttttctaactcaATGATGCCAGCTATTTTTGAAGAAACCCGCACTACACTTAAACATACTTTAGAGAAGGAAGCAACAAGTGTTTGTCTTACAACAGACATATGGACATCAAGTAAAAACGACAGTTATATGGGCATCACAGGCCACTACATAACTGAagatttttcaatgaaaacagtACTTTTTCAATGCTCAGTTTTCGAAGAAACCCATACTGCTAAAAACTTAGCAGACGAAATTTTTTCAGCTATAAATGAGtgggatataaaaaataaagtatccaTGATAGTTTCAGATAATTGTTCAAACATTACTAGTGCAGTAACAAAAGTGTTGAAGATGAAACACTATGGCTGTTACGCTCATAAGTTAAATTTACTTGTCCAACAATCATTACATCCTGTTGAAGACCTgataaaaaaagtcaaaactaTAGTCTCCCACTTTAAACGTAGTAACAAAGCATCACAAAAACTGATTAAGTATCAGGAGTTGCAGGGAGCCAAACAGCCTAAAAGGATCTTGCAGGATATTGCTACAAGATGGAACTCTACGTTCTACATGTTACAAAGGTTCGTAGATTTGGAAGAGGCTATAAAATATTCCCTAGCAATCCTGGATACCGATTTGACCCCATTAAGTTCGGATGAGTGGGAAATTTGTAAGCAGTTGTGTGACGTCCTACGCCCATGTGAAGAAGTTACCAAAGAGATGAGTAGCGAAAAATATTTGAACGCCAGTAAAGTAATCCCAATAACAAGGGGTTTGAAGTCTGCTCTTAAGAAAATTTCTGTTAATGTTACTAAAGAAAGTGTGAAAGACGTGCTTAATTCCATGCTCAAAAGCTGTGATGACAGATTTCCGAACTTGGAAAAAAGTAAAACCTTAAGACTTTGCACATTCCTCGATCCCCGCTATAAACATCACATGTTTCTAGAAGAATCTACAACCATTGAAATCAAGAAAGACCTGTGTGATTTATTAGTTGGAGTCATAAATCAaaaaagaaatgaacaaaatCCTGAGGACCTCAGTGATAATGAAGTTGAACCAGACCAAGAAACAGAATCTACCGAGAAAAAGATTTCAGTTTGGGATGATGTTGAGGAAATAATTGCTAAAGTGAAACCGAAATCCAATCCCACTTCAATGGCAATCCAAgag ATACAAAAATACATGGATGACAGTCCAATATCTAGGAAAAAGGATCCACTGGAGTGGTGGAAATGCCACAAAAAACATTTATCCCCATCTAGCCACAGTATTTATTCGGAGCTGTGGCATTGTCGCAACATCCGTCCCTT AATTCTTGAGGAACCTTTGAGCACTGATCGAATGCATGGAAGTGATGAATCACAAGATGAGGATGATTTTGAAGACAATGTTAGTGCAGTTTCCAGTGAATTGTTTGGAGGTTATGACTCAGACATGGATCCAGAATATCTTCCATCAGGGAACAGCAGTGAATATAAAGTAGTGATGATAGCAACATAA